A genomic stretch from Pontivivens ytuae includes:
- the dgcA gene encoding N-acetyl-D-Glu racemase DgcA has protein sequence MISVTADSFRLAEAFSISRGTKTEAQVITVTVTRDGITGCGECVPYARYGETVESVRAQVEGLPATVDPGALQEMLPPGAARNAVDCALWDHAAKAAGRRAWQLADLPEPQALTTAYTLSLGTPEAMNAAAARHAARPLLKTKLGGGPEDVERIRAVRAGAPAARIIVDANEGWTPEQYATLAPEFVKLGVEMVEQPFPTGEDAALTDLDRVLPVCADESCHDRASLADLAGKYDMVNIKLDKTGGLTEALALRDAARADGFRIMVGCMVGSSLAMAPAVLVGQGAEIVDLDGPLLLAEDRDPPLTYEGAEVHPPAAALWG, from the coding sequence ACGAAGACCGAGGCGCAGGTCATCACCGTGACCGTCACCCGCGACGGCATCACCGGCTGCGGCGAATGCGTGCCCTATGCCCGTTACGGCGAGACGGTGGAGAGTGTCCGCGCGCAGGTGGAGGGCCTGCCCGCGACAGTCGACCCCGGCGCGTTGCAGGAGATGCTGCCGCCCGGCGCCGCCCGCAACGCCGTCGACTGCGCCCTCTGGGACCATGCCGCGAAGGCTGCGGGCCGCCGCGCCTGGCAGCTCGCGGACCTTCCCGAACCACAGGCGCTCACCACCGCCTACACCCTCTCCCTCGGCACGCCGGAGGCGATGAACGCCGCCGCGGCCCGCCACGCCGCCCGCCCGCTCCTCAAGACCAAGCTCGGTGGCGGGCCGGAGGATGTGGAGCGGATCCGCGCCGTCCGCGCCGGCGCCCCCGCCGCCCGTATCATCGTCGACGCCAACGAGGGCTGGACGCCGGAGCAATACGCGACCCTCGCCCCGGAATTCGTGAAGCTCGGCGTGGAGATGGTCGAGCAGCCCTTCCCCACGGGCGAGGACGCTGCCCTCACCGATCTCGACCGCGTACTGCCGGTCTGCGCCGACGAAAGCTGCCACGACCGCGCCTCGCTCGCGGATCTCGCGGGCAAGTACGACATGGTCAACATCAAGCTCGACAAGACCGGCGGCCTGACCGAGGCGCTGGCGCTGCGCGACGCCGCCCGCGCGGACGGGTTCCGCATCATGGTAGGCTGCATGGTCGGCTCCTCCCTCGCGATGGCGCCCGCCGTGCTGGTGGGGCAGGGGGCCGAGATCGTCGATCTCGACGGCCCGCTCCTGCTGGCCGAGGACCGCGATCCGCCGCTCACCTACGAGGGCGCCGAGGTCCATCCGCCCGCCGCCGCACTCTGGGGGTAG
- a CDS encoding D-amino-acid transaminase codes for MTRTVYVNGDYLPEQDAKISVFDRGFLFADGVYEVTSVLDGRLVDFGGHMARLDRSLSEIDMPSPATHAEIEAIHRRLIEENDLTEGLIYLQVTRGAADRDFLYPEEPKPSLVLFTQAKPLIETAAAANGLRIAFVDDIRWGRRDIKTVQLLAPSMCKMAARAEGVDDAWMVEDGHVTESTSSNAYIVTRGGRIVTRNLSNSILHGITRAAVLRLAREAQMEVEERPFTPEEAQGAAEAFVTAASSFVTPVVEIAGTTLGDGTPGPVARRLREIYIEEALATAT; via the coding sequence ATGACCCGCACCGTCTACGTCAACGGCGACTACCTGCCCGAGCAGGACGCGAAGATCTCCGTCTTCGACCGCGGGTTCCTGTTCGCGGACGGCGTCTACGAGGTCACTTCCGTCCTCGACGGCCGCCTCGTCGATTTCGGGGGCCACATGGCGCGCCTCGATCGCTCGCTGTCCGAGATCGACATGCCGTCGCCCGCTACCCATGCGGAGATCGAGGCGATCCACCGCCGTCTGATCGAGGAGAATGACCTGACCGAGGGCCTGATCTACCTGCAGGTCACCCGCGGTGCCGCCGATCGCGACTTTCTCTATCCGGAGGAGCCGAAACCCTCCCTCGTCCTCTTCACCCAGGCAAAGCCGCTGATCGAGACGGCGGCGGCGGCCAACGGCCTGCGCATCGCCTTCGTCGACGACATCCGTTGGGGGCGGCGTGACATCAAGACGGTGCAGCTCCTGGCGCCCTCGATGTGCAAGATGGCCGCCCGGGCCGAGGGCGTCGACGATGCCTGGATGGTCGAGGACGGCCACGTGACCGAGAGCACGTCGAGCAACGCCTACATCGTCACCAGGGGTGGCAGGATCGTGACCCGCAACCTCTCCAACTCCATCCTCCACGGCATCACCCGCGCCGCCGTGCTCCGCCTCGCCCGAGAGGCGCAGATGGAGGTGGAGGAACGCCCCTTCACGCCGGAGGAGGCGCAAGGTGCCGCCGAGGCCTTCGTCACCGCCGCCTCCTCCTTCGTCACGCCGGTGGTCGAGATCGCGGGCACCACGCTGGGTGACGGCACTCCCGGCCCCGTCGCCCGCCGCCTGCGCGAGATCTACATCGAGGAAGCGCTCGCCACCGCGACCTGA
- a CDS encoding DUF1244 domain-containing protein, with protein sequence MDDQTRLELEAAAFRRLRDHLRKRTDVQNIDMMNLTGFCRNCLSRWYQEEANARGIEMDKAEGREVVYGMPYGEWVERYQTEANDAQKEAFAAAPKAH encoded by the coding sequence ATGGACGACCAGACGCGCCTCGAGCTCGAAGCCGCCGCCTTCCGCCGCCTGCGCGACCACCTGCGCAAGCGGACCGACGTGCAGAACATCGACATGATGAACCTGACGGGGTTCTGCCGGAACTGCCTGTCGCGCTGGTACCAGGAGGAGGCCAACGCCCGCGGGATCGAGATGGACAAGGCCGAGGGGCGCGAGGTCGTCTATGGCATGCCTTATGGCGAGTGGGTCGAGCGCTACCAGACCGAAGCGAACGACGCACAGAAGGAAGCTTTCGCCGCGGCGCCCAAGGCGCACTGA